TGGTCGGGAACGTCCATCACGCCGTCCACCCTGACCACCCCGATCACGATCATACCGCGACCGTCCGCCGCGCTGTTGTTGCTGGCGATCCGGAGTGGCTGGTTGGGACTGCCGTTCGGGTCGATCCTGACGGGTTTTGTTTTTCCTTTGAGGTTTCCGATCCGTTTGCGGGGAACGTGACGCCGGCACCGCCGGCGGTTGATATGTTTTCATCTCGGCCGTTTCACCGATCACGGCCGCGCCAACCGAGTCGCCCCAGACATTAACCGTGGTGCGGCATCGATCCAGAAACCAGTCCACGGCGAAAATGAATCCGATTCCCTCGAGCGGCAAGCCAACCGCCGACAAGACAATCACCATCGTAACCAGTCCGGCGTGAGGAATCGCCGCCGCCCCTATCGAGGCCAGGGTGGCGGTCAGGAAGATGATAATCTGGGCATCGATGGAAAGCGGGAAATTGATCGCCTGGGCGATAAAAATAGCCGCCACCGCTTCATAAAGAGCGGTTCCATCCATATTGATGGTCGCTCCCAGCGGCAAAACAAACGAGGCCGATTTACTGCTTACCTTGTTTTTCTCGGTGACACATTCCATGGTGATCGGAAGCGAGGCCGATGATGAGGCGGTTGTGAAAGCGGTTGCCAGCGATTGACCCATATTCAGGAAATACTGAAAAGGATTTTTCTTCCCGAAAGCCTTTAGAATAAGGGGCAGAACAATCATGCCATGAATCAACAGACCGATAATTACGGTCAGCGAATAAAGCCCCAGTCCCGAGACGATTTCCACCAGCGAACCGCGGTTCTCGGCCACAATACCGCCAATGATAGAAAGGATACCGATTGGGGCGAAATAAATGATAATAACGACGATCTTCATGATGGCGTCATTGAGCCCCTCGAAGAAACTGATAACGGGCCGTCCTTTGCGGCCGATCGCGGTCAGCACCCCGCCGAAAACCAGAGAGAAAATAATCAGCGGTAAAACACTTCCTTTGGCCGCGGCATCGATCAGATTATCCGGTATCAGGCTGACAATAAAGTCGCTGTACGTGGCCGGCTCGGTTTTGGCGACGAAATCGGGAACATTGTTGCCGATCCCGCTGATACCTGTTCCCGGCTGGATGATATTGACCAGAATAATGCCGATCAGGACTGCAAAACCGGTCGTGGCCAGATAGTACACCAGCGTTTTACCGGTTGTCCGGCCCAGTTTCCTGATATCACCCAGGGAGGTGACACCGACGATCATGGAAGCCACAATCAGGGGAACCACAATCATTTTCAGGGCGTTGAGGAAAAGCGTTCCGAGAAACTTGATCTCGATAAAAAATCCGCCGAAATAATAACCGCCGAGAGCTCCGATAATGGCCCCGGCAACCATTCCCAACAAGATGATATTGCCTGTTCTGTTACTCATAACCTCTAATCATTTCATAAGTTTAAACCATAGGTAAACATTTAATATACCCTTTACATTCCGATTTTGCAACCATAAATGGTCAATATCCCGACCAAATGCCATTGTTTGCCATAAGGCGTTGTTGTACATGGGGATATTATTCGGCGCCGATGCCTTCCTTTTTGCCTTGCCAATTGATGTCGTTTGGGCAATATTGTTTTTCATGACGGAATTAAATCATAACTTTTTCATGGAAAAAGCTCTTGACGAAGCCCGGCTGGCGTTTGATGAGGGCGAGGTCCCGATCGGGGCGGTGGTGGTCAGCCGGGGATCGATAATCGGACGGGGCCATAACCGAACCGAAGCGCTCAAAGATGCCACCGCTCACGCGGAGATTATCGCAATCACCTCGGCCGCCGAAAAAGTGGGTGACTGGCGGCTGGAAGATTGTCTTCTCTATTCGACCATCGAACCATGCGCCATGTGTGCCGGGGCGGCGGTTCTTTCCCGAATCAAGACTATTGTGTACGGGGCCCGCGATCCCAAATTCGGTGCCTGCGGATCGATTTTCGAAATCCCGACGGATGTAAGGCTTAA
The nucleotide sequence above comes from Candidatus Zixiibacteriota bacterium. Encoded proteins:
- a CDS encoding dicarboxylate/amino acid:cation symporter; the encoded protein is MSNRTGNIILLGMVAGAIIGALGGYYFGGFFIEIKFLGTLFLNALKMIVVPLIVASMIVGVTSLGDIRKLGRTTGKTLVYYLATTGFAVLIGIILVNIIQPGTGISGIGNNVPDFVAKTEPATYSDFIVSLIPDNLIDAAAKGSVLPLIIFSLVFGGVLTAIGRKGRPVISFFEGLNDAIMKIVVIIIYFAPIGILSIIGGIVAENRGSLVEIVSGLGLYSLTVIIGLLIHGMIVLPLILKAFGKKNPFQYFLNMGQSLATAFTTASSSASLPITMECVTEKNKVSSKSASFVLPLGATINMDGTALYEAVAAIFIAQAINFPLSIDAQIIIFLTATLASIGAAAIPHAGLVTMVIVLSAVGLPLEGIGFIFAVDWFLDRCRTTVNVWGDSVGAAVIGETAEMKTYQPPAVPASRSPQTDRKPQRKNKTRQDRPERQSQPATPDRQQQQRGGRSRYDRDRGGQGGRRDGRSRPSQGRPYRDEGQDQRKKSPAPSAENSRDAGRERGPRDDFQSRKVKTEPAAPEKPKADVSPELDTIRKQLDTISGLGIGGPEIERETDSRKSSDDFFDTKFSKMDLFGEGRRTDQGGAETGSDSERIEPAKSPETGEKSAGETADEKVVVSGRDDEKADEPQDDYWGREKKKRPYK
- a CDS encoding nucleoside deaminase, which produces MTELNHNFFMEKALDEARLAFDEGEVPIGAVVVSRGSIIGRGHNRTEALKDATAHAEIIAITSAAEKVGDWRLEDCLLYSTIEPCAMCAGAAVLSRIKTIVYGARDPKFGACGSIFEIPTDVRLNHRIVIISGIMEDESIALMQLFFRQVRQNKEKLN